The following DNA comes from Enterocloster bolteae.
TTCCACTCCACCTGTGTGCGCATCCTGCGCAGGCATATAGAGTATCTGGGTTATACCACGAATTTTTCCATCTATGACAGCGATGATCAGAAAACCCTGATGAAACAGGTGTTCAAGGCCATGGATGTGGATACCAAGCAGTTCAAGGAGCGTTCCGTGTTAGGCACCATATCCTCTGCGAAGGACAAGCTCACCGGTCCTGAGGAATTCCTGTTAAATGCAGGGCAGGACTTCAGACAGCGCAGGATTGGAGAGATATATAAGGAGTATCAGAAACGTCTTAAGAAGAACAATGCACTGGATTTCGACGATCTCATTGTAAAGACAGTGGAATTATTCCAGAATAACAGTGAGGTCCTGAATTATTATCAGGAGCGGTTTAAGTATATCATGGTGGATGAGTACCAGGATACCAACCTGGCCCAGTTCAAGCTGGTCAGCCTGCTGGCTTCCAAGTACAGGAACCTGTGTGTGGTGGGGGATGACGACCAGTCCATTTACCGGTTCAGGGGGGCGGATATAGGGAATATTCTGAGCTTTGAGGAGATGTTTCCCGGGGCAAAGGTCATTAAACTGGAGCAGAATTACCGGTCCACCCAGAACATACTGAATGCGGCCAACGGCGTTATACGCCACAACCGCGGGCGTAAGGATAAGACCCTGTGGACTGCCAATGGCGAAGGGGATTTGATTCGTTTTAAACAGTTTGACACAGCCAGAGAGGAAGCGGACTTTGTGGCCAGGGAGATAAGGGACAGCGGCTATGCCTATCAGGAGCAGGCTGTGCTCTACCGCACCAATGCCCAGTCCCGTCTTCTGGAAGAGCGGTGTATCTTTTACAACGTACCCTACCGTCTGGTGGGAGGCGTGAATTTCTATCAGAGAAAGGAAATCAAGGATATTCTGGCCTACTTAAAGACCATAGCCAACGGAGTGGATGATTTGTCGGTGCTGCGCATCATCAATGTGCCCAAGCGGGGAATCGGCGCCACCACCATGGGGAAGGTTACCATCTTTGCCTCTGAACATGGCATGAGCCTGTACGATGCTCTCAGGGAGGCCAGGCAGATTCCGGGCTTGGGTAAGGCTGCTGAAAAAATCGGAGCCTTTATAGGACAGATGGAAAGCTTCCGGGCCAGGGCACAGTCAGATGATTACACCATCCAGGACTTGATAGAGGGCATCATGGACGAGACCGGCTACCAGCAGGAGCTGGAGGCAGAGGGAGAGGTGGAGTCCCAGACCAGGCTGGAGAATATAGAGGAGCTGGTCAACAAGGCCGTGAGTTACGAGGAAGACAGCGAGCATCCATCTCTGGATGAATTCCTGGAGCAGGTGGCCCTGGTGGCTGATATAGATAATATGGATGAATCCGAGAACCGGGTCACCCTCATGACCCTGCACAGCGCCAAGGGACTGGAGTTCCCGAAGGTGTACCTGGTAGGCCTGGAGGATGGGCTGTTTCCCAGTATGATGTCCATAAATTCCGATGACAAGACGGACATGGAGGAGGAGCGCCGTCTCTGCTATGTGGGTATCACAAGGGCCAAAAATGAGCTGGTGATTACCAGCGCCAGACAGCGGATGGTCAACGGCGAAACCAGATACTGCAAGCCCAGCCGTTTTATGGAGGAGGTGCCGGGTGAGTTGCTGGAAGAGGAGCGTCTGGAACCAGTGCTGGGAAGCTATGGCAGCCGGAACAATGGTGCCGGTGCAGGCGGATTTGGCAAGACCGGTATTTCCGGCGAGGCAGGCCTGCCGTGGAACCAGCCGGCAGCGGGGAATACGCGTACAAGCACCTTTGGAAAGGGATATAACGCATATGCATCCGGCTCATCCCAGCCCTTGTCAGGTCTGGGCACCGGCAGCACAGCGGGAAATCCGGGATTTGGCAAGGCATTTACAGTGCAGAAGGCAGCAACCCTGGATTACAGCGAGGGAGACAGGGTCAGGCACATCAAATTCGGAGAGGGAACGGTGAAGTCCATCAGGGACGGAGGTAAGGATTACGAAGTCACGGTGGTATTTGACGGTGCGGGCCAGAAGAAAATGTTTGCATCCTTTGCCAAGCTGAAAAAGGTCTGATGGGTGTGCTGGCATCTGGGATGCCTGGCGGTAAGCGGCATTTGCTCAGCGGAATCGGGCGCCTGCCTGGCTGAAACAGGTATCTGCCCAGCAGATTTCTGCCAGGACTGGGATTTAATTAAAATTGGATTGAAACAATTGGATAAAATTTGAATAAATTGGGATAGTAAATCAAGAGCTTCCATGATATAATAATTAAAAACAAGCAAGAGGGCAGCAGTGCTTATATATAAGAAAGGACGTGGGTAGAATGAACAGATTTGACAGAGACAGGTTTGATCAGATGGGCAAAGAGGCATTAAGCCGTGTAGAAGAACTGATGAATTCCAGCAGGATCAATGAACTGCTTCACAAGAGAGAAGAGGACGAGAAGAAAAAGAACTGTATTCTCTGGGTACTGGCCATCATTGGAGCAGTTGCAGCAGTTGCAGGAATTGCATACGCTGTATACCGTTTCTTTACTCCTGATTATCTGGAAGATTTTGAAGATGATTTCGATGATGATTTTGACGATGACTTCTTTGAGGATGAGGAGCCTGAGGAAAAGAAGACAGAAAAGGCTGAATAGCAGAGGCTGCCTTAAGACCATCATAAGATACACAGTAAGATATACAGTAGGATGATAGAACAGGATAGTTGTTGGGACCGCCGCGGAAGTGGCGGTCCTTTTTGGGTCTGGCTTGATGCGGACCCTATTGCATGATATAATGATACGGCAAAAGAGGACCATAAAAAAATGCCTAAGCAGCGGGCAGAACGGAGATATTTTATGAAAAAAGGCGATATTTACGAAGGAACAGTAGAAAAAATCGAATTCCCCAATAAGGGGATCCTTCATATAGATGGCGAGAGAGTAGTGGTAAAGAATGCTATACCAGGCCAGAAAATTCAGTGTGTGATTACCAAGCGGAGAAAAGGGAAGTCGGAAGCCAGAACCCTGGAGATACTGGCGCATTCCCCGGCAGAAAAGCCAGAGGAGGCATGTCCCCATTTTGGGATATGCGGCGGCTGTATTTACCAGAGCCTGCCCTATGAAGAACAGTTAAACATTAAAAAGGAGCAGGTAAAATCCCTGCTGGACACCGTGGTAGAGGACGGTACCTATGAGTTCCAAGGAATCAAGGCCAGTCCCATCTCATCAGGATACCGCAACAAAATGGAGTTCTCCTTTGGGGATGAGGTAAAGGATGGTCCGCTGGCATTGGGAATGCACAAGAGGGGAAGCTTTTACGATATCGTAACCACTCCGGAGTGCCGGATTGTACATCCGGATTTTTGCAGAATACTGGTAGCCACAAAAGAATATTTTGAGGAGCTGGGGGTTGCATTCTATAAAAAATTACAGCATCAGGGGTATCTTCGCCATCTGCTGGTCCGGAGAGCGGTAAAGACAGGGGAAATTCTGGTAGACCTGGTGACCAGCACACAGAGGGATTATCTGGGTGAAAGGACGGAGGAAGAGGTACTGGCAGAGTGGACGAAAAAGCTGGTGGGCCTTCCTTTGGACGGCAAGCTGGCGGGCATCCTCCACACAGAAAATGACTCCCTGGCAGATGTGGTTCAGAGCGATGCTACCCACATCCTTTATGGACAGGATTACTTTTACGAAGAACTGCTGGGGCTGCGTTTTCGCATCTCGCCCTTTTCCTTCTTTCAGACCAATTCCCTTGGTGCGGAGGTGTTGTACGATACGGCACGGGGATTCGTAGGCGATACAAAAGACAGGGTGGTATTCGACCTATACAGCGGTACCGGGACCATTGCACAGATACTGGCGCCTGTGGCTAAAAAGGTGGTAGGCGTTGAGATTGTAGAGGAAGCAGTCAGGTCAGCCCAGGTAAACGCCAGGCTCAACGGACTGGAGAACTGCGAGTTCCTGGCCGGCGATGTGCTCAAAGTGATTGATGAGCTTCAGGATAAGCCGGATTTGATTGTAGTGGATCCGCCCAGGGATGGGATACATCCAAAGGCATTGGGAAAAATCATTGATTTCGGAGTGGACCGGATTGTATATATATCCTGTAAACCAACCAGTTTGGTCA
Coding sequences within:
- the pcrA gene encoding DNA helicase PcrA is translated as MSIYDTLNPMQKEAVLQTEGPLLILAGAGSGKTRVLTHRVAYLIEEKQVNPWNILAITFTNKAAGEMRERVDQLVGFGAESIWVSTFHSTCVRILRRHIEYLGYTTNFSIYDSDDQKTLMKQVFKAMDVDTKQFKERSVLGTISSAKDKLTGPEEFLLNAGQDFRQRRIGEIYKEYQKRLKKNNALDFDDLIVKTVELFQNNSEVLNYYQERFKYIMVDEYQDTNLAQFKLVSLLASKYRNLCVVGDDDQSIYRFRGADIGNILSFEEMFPGAKVIKLEQNYRSTQNILNAANGVIRHNRGRKDKTLWTANGEGDLIRFKQFDTAREEADFVAREIRDSGYAYQEQAVLYRTNAQSRLLEERCIFYNVPYRLVGGVNFYQRKEIKDILAYLKTIANGVDDLSVLRIINVPKRGIGATTMGKVTIFASEHGMSLYDALREARQIPGLGKAAEKIGAFIGQMESFRARAQSDDYTIQDLIEGIMDETGYQQELEAEGEVESQTRLENIEELVNKAVSYEEDSEHPSLDEFLEQVALVADIDNMDESENRVTLMTLHSAKGLEFPKVYLVGLEDGLFPSMMSINSDDKTDMEEERRLCYVGITRAKNELVITSARQRMVNGETRYCKPSRFMEEVPGELLEEERLEPVLGSYGSRNNGAGAGGFGKTGISGEAGLPWNQPAAGNTRTSTFGKGYNAYASGSSQPLSGLGTGSTAGNPGFGKAFTVQKAATLDYSEGDRVRHIKFGEGTVKSIRDGGKDYEVTVVFDGAGQKKMFASFAKLKKV
- the rlmD gene encoding 23S rRNA (uracil(1939)-C(5))-methyltransferase RlmD, encoding MKKGDIYEGTVEKIEFPNKGILHIDGERVVVKNAIPGQKIQCVITKRRKGKSEARTLEILAHSPAEKPEEACPHFGICGGCIYQSLPYEEQLNIKKEQVKSLLDTVVEDGTYEFQGIKASPISSGYRNKMEFSFGDEVKDGPLALGMHKRGSFYDIVTTPECRIVHPDFCRILVATKEYFEELGVAFYKKLQHQGYLRHLLVRRAVKTGEILVDLVTSTQRDYLGERTEEEVLAEWTKKLVGLPLDGKLAGILHTENDSLADVVQSDATHILYGQDYFYEELLGLRFRISPFSFFQTNSLGAEVLYDTARGFVGDTKDRVVFDLYSGTGTIAQILAPVAKKVVGVEIVEEAVRSAQVNARLNGLENCEFLAGDVLKVIDELQDKPDLIVVDPPRDGIHPKALGKIIDFGVDRIVYISCKPTSLVRDLVVLQDRGYRVEKVCGVDMFPGTGNVEVVIMMRDCGLEGK